The region TAATGTACCTTCTTAAAATGACTCGCAGGTTGAGACAAAGGAATATCGCCTGTGAAATCATTGGAATTACAATCTAATCACGTGCAGGGAACCGCAAGGAAGATATCACGTGTGTGCCTGGCATTCGTAAGCAAGGCGGAATAAACATTCGCCGAAAGAGGGGCTGAGTATAACAACAAATAAGAACGCTAAATGTATTCGGAGATTCGGAGGACCTTGCAAAAAACATGGCTCACGATCTTCGCTCGTGAACCTTTTTTTATCACGCGACTACAATATCTTcgaatataaaacttatgtaaaaataacacgGGAAGTCTCAGCCGACGTTGTTCAGTAATTGATTAACAGCGGACAACGTAGAAATTGGAATCTGAAGAGAAAGTAGTAGCTCATTAGAAACTCCGTGAATTCTTATGCATGACGTAACATTTATGAGATGATTATATCAGGCATCAACTTACGTTGAAGATGTCATTGAACAAGGAACCGCTTGTATAAACTTTGCCCACGGCAACCGTACCGCTGTCTCCCACCGCGTTCGCATAGAGTCCACCGACAATGTCTGAAGGTGAGCTTTGAGAATCAACTGTCACCGCTGGAGCAGCGTAGACTACTTTCCTAGGAGCGGTCCAGAACCTCTTCCTAAAGTACCAGCGTGGATATACCGGCTTCGAAACGACTACGGTTGGATTCTTGTCTGGTAAAGAAAAGAGTTGTTTCATAAGATACCATCTAAGtatgtacattaataaaacTCATCACCATCATTGTGCTCACCGACTGCAATCGTATTAACTGCAACTGTCTCTTGTACAGGTACTACAGGTGCCACGGGTATCACGGGTGCGGACGCCACAATGCTCTTTTCGACGGATTTTACGACTGGCGCCGCTCCAATCAGATTGACCGATCCGACCAGCCCAATTTCCGCTGCAGCAGGTTCCACGGCAGCGACAATCGCTCTTCGTGTCTGTGGcacatgagaaaaaaagattttctaataattttgtcatttatttcaCAATCATGTTGCTCGAGAATTTCTTTGCTTTTATCACCTCTTTGTTTTGCGACTCGACCTTCCCATCTGCAGGCTCGTCAGCTGGCAGCGCGGCAGCTTCAAGTGCCACCACCTTCTACATTCGATAGATTGCATTTTAAAGACTGCAttgatagattttattttaaagacgATATATCCCACACACgaatatatttgtgcaaaGGTGATTGTTAGAGAGGAGTTATCCCATAAtttgtgaatataaatttaaatgcctttatataacttattaagATACTAATTACAAAACTACGATTATTCTATAGAAGTGTTAGAAAGAGAATTGTGTCAATGAACATCCTCGCGTTTTTCGTGTAGTAATACGATATCTCGTTTAGATATCGTATTCGAAACCTAGAAAATCATAATTTGTTGTATATCCttagcttataaaaattagattaatgcAAGAACTACGTGTCAAATAGAacctctttctccttctgcTCTTTTGAACGTATGATCTGTATGTTCGTGTGGCCCTTCGACTTCGTTACGCTCGTAGCTGCTTCCGCTGTTGCATTAACTTCTCTCGTCGTCGCGCCGGATGCACGCGAATTCACGTTAGCTTCAGCAGCCGCATTGCCGGCTGCAGCTCCATCGATTTCTGCTCCGCCAAGACCTCCTCCAAGATACACGCCGGTTCCTGGACCGCCCGATGTCGCGCCAGCATATAGACCACCGGCAATCGGATTGAACGATCGTCCGTCCAATCTTCCACCAAGACCGGCTGCCGCTTCCGGTCTCCCACGACCGAGTCCAGCACGAGCGTATAAACCGCCGCctgaaaatatatctcgttttatttaattttcttcaatatttatgtcttcgatgaaaaacttgatttatatcagatgcacaaaatataaaaatatttcttatatatatgtataaaaaatatttataaatatataataaatatataataaatattataaaaaaaatatatatataaaaaagatatttatatatataaatatcctcaaataaaattaaatatataaatatctatatacaaataaaattaaagacaaattaaatacatatttaaaaagatatttaacttttatgcgtatataaaagatacttttatatatataaatatcttttatatgtataaaagttaaaaatttttttaaatatgtatttattttgtctttaattttatttgtaacaaGTAGAatgcatctctctttctccttctttagCATTAATATAGGGTGACAATTGGGATTGTGTTGAaagtaaacaattatatttcatccCCTCGATTTCGGCGATTATTTGGACTGAAATTTACTCATGGAGGTCTGAAATGGTCTCCTTATTCACTCGAATGTgtgcgatttttttctctgagaATATCTTGAAGACAAATGCTATACAGTCTTAAAATACCGAAGAGCTGAtagataatattcaaaaatgcaCTCGCAGCATTGTTAGATagtatttcaaaattctcaGAAACGGTTGCAATTTTATGCcgataaacattattttgaaaacatatCATTAGCTCATGCAAGCAAGCAATTTTTTGTCCCTTTTCTGCCCCGTTTCATTCATTTTGTTCGACTTACTTGTTGCGTAGCAATAACCACTTACTTTCAACACATTCTTAATGATCATCCTGTATTTCCTTTTACTTTTGCGAACACTAACCGAGATTGCCGTCTTCTCCGTTTAATTGACCACTTAATCCCGCACCCGCGTGCGCACCCCACGGAGTACCCGCGCTCGCGTGAAGTCCACCTCCCGTTCCTCGTAGAAGACCGCCGAGTCCAGCTTCAGCATGGTATCCTCCAAAATTCACCCGGATTCCTCCGTTAGTAAATTGAAGAAACGGAAGCTATGCAATGACAATTGAATCTCTTATCagaatttctttattagaATCAGAAGCTAAAACAgttgaattaaaaagtaaaaaagttaataacttttaacttaacttaattatcctttttatacaagttaaaataatttatcaatatatcgtataaacttttaattttaattggttaataattttttaactaaattaatttttgtttaaataacttttaagttCGTAAACTTAGTTTATTTTTGGCCCATTTACTTTAAACGTAACTTacttaaaactaattaaaattaattaaaacaaaattaacttATCCAATGTTCTTGATAAGAACTCGGAATTTTTGgcaattagttaaaaaaaaaaaattaatttattcaaccTTGATCGGAACTAAGAATGTTTGGCGCGCGTTAGAGTGAAagggattattttataatcttacatAAAGATCTCTCGCACAGTTTGTACGAATTTTTCTCACAATTTAGTTATTTGTGTATCTTTGCATACATTCCACATTTAGATTGCAAAATTCTaatcaaattgtaatttaaattaattaacgttttCCGTCTCTTCTCTACTGCGAGGTATAAAAACCTATTCTTTTCAGAAATATGCACGCAAGTGTTTCATTCGTCACTGACATTCCGGCTAAAGTCGAAACTAGTTACCGTGACGTTTCACAAAGCaatatcttttctcttatattttcacGCTAGATATTGAGTAAATAGATCTAAAAAAGacgcgcaaaaatattaatactacttaatgaaattatctaattgaaattatttaattaaaattcgtaCAACaatattaacttaaaaaaattaatatattatactttcttttaatgccataaaaatattatttcaaaataagcgagatatattaaaaatatgattaaatagaaaatactcaataattattttagctatttaaaaaaaaacatagaaaCAAAGGAGTAAGCGCTATTATTAAACTTGaacttcttattttttttaaaatttttattgctacgTAATTCTTGgcgtaaattattaagttttaggtttttaaattattgcagtttttgccatttaaatatataagaatataattatcttgtttATGACAGATGTTATAAACAATTTCCGTAATCCTTTCTCTCACTACACGAGTATCTGCTTATCTAATCAGCTTTAATGTAACTTTTTCTATGGTATTTTCCTCTCATGATCAAAGTAATTGATCAacttattgcttttttttaaatcacacgAGGTTGGagttttatttcttgttaaCTTAATTATCATTCATGATGACGTTAAAGCCACACTCGATTCGTAGAATACGATCATTCTCGCAATtactggaaataaaaaaattgtttgaattataataaaatgtgttataCTTGCGTGTGACGCGtatctaaaaatttgagataaataatatcgcaaaaattattaccgcttttattatatcatgtattatatatatttatttattatatatatttattatatgatattatataccggagacatataaaaatgttaatcaaGAATCAATTTAAGTATTATGTCGTTTTTTGTAACGTTCGATGTATTTGAATTTATCATCATCTTTCAACAATGTATGCATATTTCGCGCAGTTGTTCGGGTTGAATGCAATAAGTGACAGATTCAGTGAGAAGCAACATCTCTACAACTATAAATGCGCATGTGATATAATGATAGCTTTCTCGTTCATAGACatcattataaacaaaattaacatCTTATCGACAAAATTCAACTTTTCACATAATctcgcaattaattttaaaagtcaaaatgcttttctttttttgccaaatttgctttttttattttttattataaaatatacgcactcacgtttctttttcatgaaatagaaaaatctataaaataaactttagtaattgataatgataataacgaATTAAAAGAAGGCGAATATTGTCTACTCACTGGTCCAGGTGATTCTGTAGTCGTCGTAATCTCCTGCGGCATTCCGTTAGCCAGAGCTATGAAAGCAATAAGCAAGCAGTTAGCTACCTTGTCGAACGACATCTTCGCGTTCACTAAAGGAAGGATCGAGGCTAGTAGGCAGGTAGGCAGTCATTTCTTGGCCTGACCGGAGGGCATCTCTTACTCACCTGCTGCTGGAAGGGGTAAACTCAGCGAGATCCGTATCGTTTGTTTGGCGAACTGCGATTCTGCTCGTGTTACTTGTTGAACTAGAATAATACAAAGTCCAACCGATTTATTCCTTGAACGTTTAaggtgattaatattttattgagctTTTTTCATGCAGGTTGATATGATTAACCGATTaattcgaagaaaaataataataataataataataataataagtatattcaGAATGTACACTTACTGTACATACTACTTAACtctttgagataaaaaatagttttatgctgaaaaagtttttttttttttatatcgaaataaagtTAGAAATctctatttatcattattagcaTCCaagaatgtttaatttataaatataatttattaataaattttttatatacatgtatgttctctctcttttgtcctTTGTTTTTATCATAGACGTCAatacattatacaaaaaaaactttgGTTGCACATACATAATGCCGGAAATTAAAACCGCTTGTCATGCAGAGTAGAAATGAATATTCTAATTCGTTCAATCGTGCTAAATGCAAGCtgtaaattttgacagttcttacataataatgaaaaataaatccattTTGATTGGGCGCatctaatgaatattaatagaatattggaggtaaaattaaatattgtacaaaaatttaatagattcaATGGTTTCTTTGGAAAAATCatttgtattgtaattaaatttatttaaaaatttgtttaaaaatcacAATATTCAGACCGCTCATCATTCTTACACTCACCGAGAAAgtattttgttacattatatatatgttaaattgttCTTCTCCTCTGTGATTTTgataagaatatacatatgttgattttataattgcggAAAACTGTTGGATAAGCTACGAACGTGACAATTCCGCGACTTGCAAAAGACTGACGAGACTatcaaataagattatataaagtgACGCTACAACGTCATGAGTGAGGTCAATCTATTGCTATCTCATTTGATTATTTGTGTTGTTTGTTCGAATATGGCAGTAATGTAAACACTCTTTATCGTTTtcactataataattttgatcaacATATGACTCTCTCGTacgataaatctttaaaaaaaaataaaactgcagtaaaataaattatattcaattttataacgcGCCTTTTTTTGtgcgtatttaattttatacatttgtttttcACATctgttatgataattaatgtataacgAAAGAGTTCGCtgcacttttataaatttaaattttatataccatgtatacatatgtacatatttcaaatatgaaataaaccTAAAAGTCTGCAATGTCTAGTAAGCATAAACACATGTGACACATGagttacattacattacaaCGCAGAAATGAAGCGAGTGTTCGATGAAGGTCAAGGTATGACTTCACTTGttgactatttatatattcctcGTGAAATTTTATGCTATATCGATTAAGATCTCTAATAGAACATTCTTTCTTCGATAAATAAGTAGAATTGAAAATGTcgcattattgtatatatgtcaaaagtatattttttttatattataagcatATTTTACCATTATActgcttataaatatatttgttttatctcaAAGACTCGAAAACAAATACCCGCGGTTGATTGATCATCGGAAATAACgttttacatatcttttttattcatgataaatacatttattttaagtggcgttcgattattaaataaaatgagctTATATATCTGACGTCATGTATGAATCTTCAGTACTTCGAactattaagaaatattaactcATCCAATGTGTGTATAATTCATCCTAATTATGATGAATCaattgttgtttttttataaatttgtttttatcaatagAAATAAAGTTAAGTGTTAATTAAAGCTTtcgaaatttaagataaaatatatttttacaagaagttatagtaaattttacatttttattgatttaaacaaaacatgaagttaaaaacaaaaaaaaaggtatttgtaatatataatgtaagatATCACGTACATatgaattgtaaatttaatatattattaatttgaaaaaatatttatttgtgcaaaatgttatataa is a window of Cataglyphis hispanica isolate Lineage 1 chromosome 4, ULB_Chis1_1.0, whole genome shotgun sequence DNA encoding:
- the LOC126849351 gene encoding PE-PGRS family protein PE_PGRS18 isoform X2; the encoded protein is MSFDKVANCLLIAFIALANGMPQEITTTTESPGPLPFLQFTNGGIRVNFGGYHAEAGLGGLLRGTGGGLHASAGTPWGAHAGAGLSGQLNGEDGNLGGGLYARAGLGRGRPEAAAGLGGRLDGRSFNPIAGGLYAGATSGGPGTGVYLGGGLGGAEIDGAAAGNAAAEANVNSRASGATTREVNATAEAATSVTKSKGHTNIQIIRSKEQKEKEVVALEAAALPADEPADGKVESQNKETRRAIVAAVEPAAAEIGLVGSVNLIGAAPVVKSVEKSIVASAPVIPVAPVVPVQETVAVNTIAVDKNPTVVVSKPVYPRWYFRKRFWTAPRKVVYAAPAVTVDSQSSPSDIVGGLYANAVGDSGTVAVGKVYTSGSLFNDIFNIPISTLSAVNQLLNNVG
- the LOC126849351 gene encoding PE-PGRS family protein PE_PGRS18 isoform X1 produces the protein MSFDKVANCLLIAFIALANGMPQEITTTTESPGPLPFLQFTNGGIRVNFGGYHAEAGLGGLLRGTGGGLHASAGTPWGAHAGAGLSGQLNGEDGNLGGGLYARAGLGRGRPEAAAGLGGRLDGRSFNPIAGGLYAGATSGGPGTGVYLGGGLGGAEIDGAAAGNAAAEANVNSRASGATTREVNATAEAATSVTKSKGHTNIQIIRSKEQKEKEKVVALEAAALPADEPADGKVESQNKETRRAIVAAVEPAAAEIGLVGSVNLIGAAPVVKSVEKSIVASAPVIPVAPVVPVQETVAVNTIAVDKNPTVVVSKPVYPRWYFRKRFWTAPRKVVYAAPAVTVDSQSSPSDIVGGLYANAVGDSGTVAVGKVYTSGSLFNDIFNIPISTLSAVNQLLNNVG